A window of Anas acuta chromosome 8, bAnaAcu1.1, whole genome shotgun sequence contains these coding sequences:
- the TRMT13 gene encoding tRNA:m(4)X modification enzyme TRM13 homolog, producing MAAKSSADNERNKEDVKPVAGIVIALCCHHKCDWTHYVGREFFQSVGLGPVEFHYFQRMSSWATCGMRETVTSTSEESEDHANNTEEHDQPYSKTESGFDTLQGLPIEERKEIGALCKLLIDHGRIKYLQQRGYRATLQYYTESAVSLENVLLTAVPEPTTL from the exons ATGGCTGCTAAAAGTTCAGCTGATAatgaaaggaacaaagaagaCGTTAAGCCTGTAGCTGGAATTGTTATTGCACTGTGTTGCCATCACAAATGTGACTGGACACACTATGTAGGAAGAGAGTTCTTCCAATCAGTAGGACTTGGACCAGtagaatttcattattttcagagaaTGAGTAGCTGGGCCACTTGTGGCATGCGAGAAACCGTAACCTCTACTAGTGAAGAAAGTGAAGATCACGCTAACAACACAGAAGAACATGACCAACCATACAGCAAAACAGAGAGTGGTTTTGACACTCTGCAAGG GCTACCCATTGAAGAGCGAAAGGAGATTGGTGCCCTCTGTAAACTGCTGATTGATCATGGACGGATCAAATATTTACAACAACGAGGATACAGGGCTACACTACAATATTACACAGAGTCTGCTGTATCCTTGGAGAATGTCCTGTTGACTGCTGTCCCAGAGCCAACTACATTATAG